A DNA window from Streptomyces sp. 71268 contains the following coding sequences:
- the metE gene encoding 5-methyltetrahydropteroyltriglutamate--homocysteine S-methyltransferase: protein MTAKSAAAAARATVYGFPRQGQNRELKKAIEGYWKGRATADTLHTTAAELRRSNWQALAEAGIHEVPTGDFSYYDHVLDTTVMVGAIPERHRAAIAADATDGYFAMARGTQEVAPLEMTKWFDTNYHYLVPELGPDTVFAADSTKQVAELKEALDQGLTTRPVLVGPVTYLLLAKPAPGVPADFEPLTLLDRLLPVYAEVIADLRAAGAEWVQLDEPTLVQDRTPAELNAAERAYRDLGALADRPKLLVASYFDRLGDALPVLAKAPVDGLALDFTEAAAANLDALAAVGGLPGKRLVAGVVNGRNIWINDLQKSLSTLGTLLGLADRVDIAASCSLLHVPLDATAERDIDPQILRWLAFAKQKTTEIVTLAKGLAQGVDAITGELAANRANLVSRATSPITRDPAVRSRAEAVTDADGRRSQPYAERAAAQRAHLDLPLLPTTTIGSFPQTTELRTARADLRAGRVDTAGYEERIRAEIQEVVSFQEETGIDVLVHGEPERNDMVQYFAEQLTGYLATQHGWVQSYGTRYVRPPVLAGDISRPEPMTVRWTSYAQSLSDRPVKGMLTGPVTMLAWSFVRDDQPLGDTARQVALALRDEVGDLEAAGTSVIQVDEPALRETLPLRAADHAAYLAWATEAFRLSTSGVRPDTQIHTHMCYAEFGDIIQAIDDLDADVISLEAARSHMQVARELAAHGYPREAGPGVYDIHSPRVPSAEEAADLLRTGLKAIPAERLWVNPDCGLKTRGWPETRASLENLVAAARAVRGELPAS, encoded by the coding sequence GTGACAGCGAAGTCCGCAGCTGCGGCAGCACGGGCCACCGTGTACGGCTTCCCCCGCCAGGGCCAGAACCGGGAACTGAAGAAGGCCATCGAGGGCTACTGGAAGGGTCGCGCCACCGCCGACACCCTCCACACCACCGCCGCTGAACTCCGGCGGAGCAATTGGCAGGCGCTGGCCGAGGCAGGCATCCACGAGGTGCCGACCGGCGACTTCTCGTACTACGACCACGTCCTCGACACCACCGTCATGGTGGGCGCGATCCCCGAACGACACCGCGCCGCCATCGCGGCAGACGCGACGGACGGTTACTTCGCGATGGCACGCGGTACCCAGGAGGTCGCACCGCTGGAGATGACCAAGTGGTTCGACACCAACTACCACTACCTGGTCCCCGAACTGGGCCCCGACACCGTCTTCGCGGCCGACTCGACCAAGCAGGTCGCCGAGTTGAAGGAAGCCCTCGACCAGGGGCTCACCACCCGGCCCGTGCTGGTCGGTCCGGTCACCTATCTCCTGCTCGCCAAGCCCGCCCCCGGCGTGCCCGCCGACTTCGAACCACTGACGCTCCTGGACCGCCTGCTGCCGGTGTACGCCGAGGTGATCGCCGACCTGCGGGCCGCCGGCGCCGAGTGGGTGCAGCTCGATGAGCCCACCCTGGTGCAGGATCGCACCCCGGCCGAGCTGAACGCCGCCGAGCGCGCCTACCGCGATCTCGGCGCCCTCGCGGACCGGCCCAAGCTACTGGTGGCCTCCTACTTCGACCGACTCGGCGACGCCCTGCCGGTGCTGGCCAAGGCGCCAGTGGACGGACTGGCGCTGGACTTCACCGAGGCCGCCGCCGCCAACCTGGACGCGCTGGCCGCCGTCGGCGGGCTGCCCGGCAAGCGCTTGGTCGCCGGTGTCGTGAACGGCCGCAACATCTGGATCAACGACCTGCAGAAGTCACTGTCCACCCTCGGCACCCTTCTCGGGCTCGCCGACCGCGTCGACATCGCCGCCTCCTGCTCGCTACTGCACGTCCCACTGGATGCCACGGCCGAGCGGGACATCGACCCGCAGATCCTGCGCTGGCTGGCCTTCGCGAAGCAGAAGACCACCGAGATTGTCACCCTCGCCAAGGGCCTCGCCCAGGGCGTCGACGCCATCACCGGCGAACTCGCGGCCAACCGCGCCAACCTGGTCTCCCGCGCCACCTCGCCCATCACCCGCGACCCTGCCGTCCGGTCCCGTGCCGAGGCCGTGACGGACGCTGACGGGCGCCGCTCTCAGCCGTACGCCGAACGCGCCGCCGCCCAGCGCGCCCACCTCGACCTGCCGCTGCTGCCGACCACGACCATCGGCTCGTTCCCACAGACGACCGAACTGCGGACCGCCCGCGCCGATCTGCGCGCCGGCCGCGTCGACACCGCCGGGTACGAGGAGCGCATCAGGGCTGAGATCCAGGAGGTGGTCTCCTTCCAGGAGGAGACCGGGATCGACGTCCTGGTGCACGGCGAACCCGAGCGCAACGACATGGTCCAGTACTTCGCCGAACAGCTCACCGGCTACCTCGCCACCCAGCACGGCTGGGTCCAGTCGTACGGCACCCGGTACGTCCGTCCGCCGGTTCTGGCCGGTGACATCTCCCGTCCCGAGCCGATGACGGTGCGCTGGACGTCCTACGCCCAGTCGCTGAGCGACCGCCCGGTCAAGGGCATGCTCACCGGGCCGGTCACCATGCTCGCCTGGTCCTTCGTCCGCGACGACCAGCCGCTCGGCGACACCGCCCGTCAGGTCGCCCTCGCCCTGCGCGACGAGGTGGGCGACCTGGAGGCCGCCGGCACCTCGGTCATCCAGGTCGACGAGCCCGCGCTGCGTGAGACGCTGCCGCTGCGGGCGGCCGACCACGCCGCGTACCTCGCCTGGGCGACCGAGGCGTTTCGGCTCAGCACTTCCGGTGTGCGGCCGGACACCCAGATCCACACCCACATGTGCTACGCCGAGTTCGGCGACATCATCCAGGCCATCGACGACCTCGACGCCGATGTCATCAGCCTGGAGGCCGCACGGTCCCACATGCAGGTCGCCCGGGAACTGGCCGCGCACGGCTACCCACGCGAGGCCGGGCCGGGTGTCTACGACATCCACTCCCCGCGCGTCCCGAGCGCTGAGGAGGCCGCGGACCTCCTGCGCACCGGACTGAAGGCCATCCCGGCCGAACGGCTGTGGGTCAACCCTGACTGCGGCCTGAAGACCCGCGGCTGGCCCGAGACCCGGGCCTCGCTGGAGAACCTGGTCGCCGCCGCCCGCGCCGTCCGGGGCGAGCTGCCCGCCTCCTGA